The nucleotide sequence GGAGCTGCTGGTCGAGATCGAGATCAACCCGGGCAGGGCCAACCGGGTGCGGGTCAACCGGGCGGCGCTGCCCCGCCCCCGGGAGCTGCTGGGCCTCGTGCGCACGGTGCTGTTCGCGCCCGAGGACCTCTCGCTCGTCCGCGGCGACCCGACCGAGCGCCGTCGCTTCCTCGACGAGTTGCTGGCCACCCGCACGCCCCGGCTGGCCGGCGTGCGCAGCGACTACGAGCGCGTCCTCAAGCAGCGCAACGCGTTGTTGAAGACGGCGCGGCTGGCGCGCGGGAAGGCGATGGAGACCCTGGACGTCTGGGACGGGCACCTGACCGACCTCGGCGGGCAGCTGCTGGCCGCCCGCCTGCGCCTGGTGGCCGACCTCGCACCGCACCTGGCCGAGGCCTACGCCGGCGTGGCCGGCGAGGGCGCCGCGGCAGCCGGGCTGGGGTACGCCTCCACCGTGCCGCTGGCCGGCGACGGCGCCGCGCTCCCCGCCGGGGCGGACCTGCCCACGGTGGCCGAGCTGACCGAGGCCATGCGCGCCCGGGTCGCCGAGCGCCGGGGCGACGAGCTCGACCGCGGCATGACCCTGGTCGGTCCGCACCGGGACGACGTGGTGATCCACCTCGGCCCCGCGCCCGCCAAGGGGTTCGCCAGCCACGGCGAGTCGTGGTCGCTGGCCCTGGGCCTGAAGCTCGCCACGTTCGCGCTCCTGAGGGCCGAGGGCGAGGACCCCATCCTGGTCCTCGACGACGTCTTCGCCACCCTCGACGCCGGACGGCGCACCGCGCTGACCGCGGTCGCCCGGTCGGCCGAGCAGACGCTCATCACCGCGGCGGTGATCGACGACGTGCCGCCGGAGCTGCGGTCGACCCGCGTCGAGGTGGGTGACGGCGTCGCCGTCGTCGTGAAGGACGCCGTGCCGGCCGGGACGGGGGAGACGCCGTGAGCGAGGACCGCCCCGCCCGGCCCAGCGACATCGCCCGGGCCGCGCTGGAGGCGGCGCGGGCCGCGTCGGCCGCCCGTCCCCGGCCCACCCGCCGGCGGATCGCCGGGCCGCGCCGGTCGTGGACCGGTCCGGGCCCCGGCGCCGACGACCCCCAGCCGCTCGGCCGGCTGGTCGACTCGCTGGTCAGCCAGCAGGACTGGTCGGAGCGGACCAGGGTCGGCTCGGTGTTCGGCCGCTGGTCGGTGCTCGTCGGCCCCGACATCGCCGCGCACTGCCGCCCCGAGACGCTCACCGACGGCGAGCTGCTGGTAGTCGCCGAGTCCACCGCCTGGGCCACGCAGCTGCGCCTGCTGGCGCCGTCGATCCTCGGGAAGCTCCACGCCCAGGTCGGCGGGGACGTCGTGACGAGGTTGCGCGTTGTCGGTCCGACGGCTCCCAGCTGGAAGAAGGGCCCGCGCTCGGTCCGCGGGCGAGGACCCCGCGACACCTACGGATGAGGTGCCTCCCCCCACGGGGCGGCGCCGGGAGGACGATGCAGGGATGAGCACCCCCCGCGACGGGAACCGGGACGGTTTCGACGACGGCGACGGCAACGGCTGGCGCGAGCCTCCGCACCTCGGCTCCGGCGCCGCCGGCGAGGACGAGGACCGGCCGAACTTCGCCGACCGCCGGAAGAAGCCCCGTGACGAGGAGCCGGTCGCCGGCCCGGGCTGGCAGCCACCGGGCTGGGACCTGCCCCCCGCCGAGGACCGGCCCGCCCCGCGGGCGGCCGACATCCCGCCGTCCCCGGACGCCCCGCCGCCGTCGGCGGACGCCCCGCCCCCGGCGCAGGCGTACCCGCCGCCGGCCCAGGCGCCGGGCCGTGGCGGTGGCCTGTTCGGTCGCCGCCGCCGCCAGCCGACGGCCGCCGAGCGGGTGTTCCGCTACGAGGGCGACCCCGTCGGGGCGCAGGGGTGGGCGGTGCAGCAAGGCTGGACGATCTCGGACGGCAGCGCGCCCGAGGACGCCGTCCTGGCCGACCTCATCGCGAGTGCGCCGGTGCGCGCCACCAAGGACCACCGCGCCGGCAACGTGCTGCGGGGCCGGGCCGGCCGGCTCGAGCTGGTCGCCTTCGACGTCGTCTACACCTCGGGCCGGTACGTCGTCCCCGAGTACGCCGTCACCGCCGCACCCATGCTGGGTGCCGTGCCCGGGTTCCGGCTGAGCCCCGCCCGGTTCTGGCGGCACCGCACCGGCGGGATGGTCCCGATGCCCAGCGGTGACCCGGCCTTCGACGCCCGGTGGCTGCTGCTGGCGACCGAGGAGTCCGCCCAGCTGCGCCGGCTGGTGCAGGACCCGGCCGTGCACGGGTTGCTGCTCGGCAGCGACGACGGCGACGAGTTCTGGTCGGCGGCCGGGCACGTGGCGGCCGTCCGGCCCGACGGGCACCGCCCCGAACTGCTCGAGCACCACGCCCGGCTGCTGACCGCCCTCGTCGGCGCCCTCGCCGCCGGCTAGTGACGGCGGTCGAGGGGTGAGCACCCCGGTCGCGCCGGAGGACGCCGCGTCCCCGGGCCCGGCCGGTCTGCGCGACCTGCTGCCGCTGCTGCGTCCGCACCGGCGTGCGCTCCTGCTGGCCGCCGGGCTGTCACTGGTCGCCGCGGCCGGTGCCCTGGCCCAGCCGGCGCTGGTCGCCCGGGTCATCGACGTGGTCGGGGCGGGGGAACCGCTGCTGCCCGCCGTCGGCCTGCTGGTCGTGGTCCTCCTGGCGGCGTCCGCGCTCGGGGCGCTCCAGCAGTTCGTCCTCCAGCGGACCGCCGAGGGGTTCGTCCTCACCACCCGGCTGATGCTGACCGACCGGCTGCTGCGCCTCCCGGTGGCCGAGTACGACCGCCGGCGCACCGGTGACCTGATGTCCCGGGTGGGTTCGGACACCACGCTGCTGCGGGCGACCGTGACCGCCGGCGTCGTGGAGGTCGCGGGGTCGGCGGTGGTGGGGGTCGGCGCCCTGGTGGCCATGGCCGTGGTCGACGTCTGGCTGCTGCTCCTCACGGTCCTGGCCGTCACGGTCGGCGCGGTGACCGCGGTCCTCGCCTCGCGCGGGGTGCGGCGGCTCTCCCAGCGCGCCCAGGAGGAGGTCGGCGCGATGACCGCGGCCGTGGAGCGGGCGCTGTCGGCGGTGCGCACGATCCGGGCCAGCGGTGCCACGGCGCGGGAGGTGGCCGCGGTCGGTGCGAGCGCGCACCGCGCCTACTCCGCCGGCGTTCAGGTGGCGCGGCTGGAGGCGCTGGTCTCCCCGGCCGGCTCGATCGCCGTCCAGGGCGCCTTCCTGGCCGTGCTCGGTGTCGGGGGCTACCGGGTGGCGAGCGGTTCGATCACCGTGGCCGAGCTGATCGCGTTCATCCTCTACCTGTTCCTGCTGGTCATGCCCCTGGGCCAGGCGATCGGCGCCTGGACCCAGTTGCAGACCGGCCTCGGCGCCCTCACCAGGATCCAGGAGGTGCTCGGCCTCGACCCCGAGGACGACGAGCGCCCCGAGCGGGCGGCGGCCGTCGCCGTCCCGGCGCGCACCGTGCCGGGCACGGCGCCGCTGCTGGAGCTCGACGACGTCTCGTTCGCCTATCCCGACGGGACCCCGGTGCTGCACGGGGTGTCGCTCCGGGTGGCCGCGGGCAGCCGCGTGGCCCTCGTCGGGCCGTCGGGCGCGGGCAAGTCGACGGTGCTCGCGCTGATCGAGGGCTTCTACCCGCTGTCCGGTGGCGCCATCCGGTGGGCCGGCACCGACGCCCGCGAGCTGCCCCGCGCCGCGCTGCGTGCCCGGCTGGGCTACGTCGAGCAGGAGGCCCCCGTGCTCGCCGGGACGGTGCGCGACAACCTGCTGCTCACCCGCCCCGACGCCACCGACCCCGAGCTCTGGGCGGTGCTCGCCGACGTCGGCCTGACCGAGGTCGTCCGCCGGTCCCCGCGCGGGCTCGACGTCCTGGTCGGCGACGAGGGGGTGCTGCTCTCGGGCGGCGAGCGGCAGCGGCTGGCCATCGCCCGGTCGCTGCTCGCGCAGCCCCAGCTGCTGCTGCTCGACGAGCCGACGGCCAGCCTCGACGCGCGCAACGAGGGCCTGCTGCGCCACACCCTGGCGGCGGCGTCGGCCGGCCGGGCCCTCCTGGTCGTCGCCCACCGGCTGTCCACGGTCCTGGACAGCGACCAGATCGTGGTGCTCGACCAGGGCCGGGTCGTCGCCAGTGGGACGCACTCCGAGCTCGTGGACAGCAGCCCGCTCTACCGCGAGCTCGCCTCGGCCCAGCTCCTCGTGTGAGCCCGGCCGGGATCAGGTGACCTGATCATCGAGCGTCCTCCCCCACGGTCGGCGGCGAGGGAGGACGCTCGGCGGCGAGGGAGGACGCCGGACGGTGCGGGACGAGGGCTGCCGTCAGGCGGCGGGGGTCTCCTCGGCGGTGGCCCTGGCCCGCCGCTCGGCCGCCCGGGCGATGCCGCGCAGCATGCCGCCGAAGACGAACCCGTGGAACGCCGCGACGGCCCACCAGTAGAGGTGCCCGGACAGGCCACGGGGGGCGAAGGTGGCCCGCTGGCACAGGGTCGAGCCGCCACTGCCGGGGTCGTGTTCCACGTGGAACTCGAGCCAGGCCAGGCCGGGGAGCCGCATCTCCGCCCGCAGCCGCAGCAGCCGGCCGGGCCGGCGTTCCTCCACCCGCCAGAAGTCCAGGGCGTCGCCGACGTACAGCTGGTCGGGATCCCGCCGGCCCCGGCGGAGGCCGACCCCGCCGACCGCCCGGTCCAGCCAGCCCCGCACCTCCCAGGCGAGGGGCCAGGAGTACCAGCCGCGCTCGCCGCCGATCCCCTCGATCACCCGCCACACCGCCTCGGCCGGTGCGTCGGCCACCCGGACGCGCTCGTCGACGTAGAGGCTGCCACCGGCCCAGTCCGGATCGGTGGGCATCGGGTCGGACGGGGCGCCGGGCACCGACGCCGAGGCCCAGCGCGTGGAGACCGCCGAGTCCCGGACCCGCTGGACGGCCAGCCGCACGGCGTCGTCGAAACCGAGCAGCCCCTCCGGCGGGTCGGGCACGTACGTCGCGATGTCGTGCTCCGAGCAGACGACGGTGTTGCGCAGCGACTCGACCAGCGGGCGGGCGATGCCGGCGGGGACGGGCGTGATCAGCCCGATCCAGTGGCTCGACAGCGACGGCGTGACGATCGGCACCGGCAGGATCCGGCGCCGCGGGAGCTCGGCGACGCGGGCGTACCGCTGCATCATCTCCGCGTAGTGCATGACGTCGGGGCCGCCGATGTCGAAGCGGCGGTGCACGTCCGCCGGCAGCCGGGCGCAGGCCACGAGGTAGCGCAGCACGTCGCGGATCGCGATCGGCTGGATCCGGCTGTGCACCCATCGCGGGGTGACCATCACCGGCAGCCGTTCGGTCAGGTACCGCAGCATCTCGAACGACGCCGACCCCGACCCCAGGACGACGGCGGCGCGGAGGACCACGGTCGGGACCCCGGACCCCAGCAGGATCGCGGCGACCTCCGCCCGCGAGCGCAGGTGGGGTGAGAGCTCCTCGTTCCCGGGTTCCAGCCCGCCGAGGTGGACCAGCCGGCCGACGCCGGCGTCGCGGACCGCACCGGCCATCACGTGGGCGCTGTGCCGGTCGGTCTTCTCGAAGCCCGGCCCGGCGCCCAGGGCGTGGATCAGGTAGTAGGCGACGTCGACTCCGGCACAGGCCCGCGCCACCGCGTCGGGGTCCCCGGCGTCGGCCCGGACGACCTCGACGTCGCCGGCCCAGGGGTGGTCGCGCAGCCGCTCCGGCGACCGGGTCATCACCCGCACCCGGTGGCCGGCCGCGAGCAGCTCGGGCACCAGCCGGCCGCCCACGTACCCCGTTGCCCCCGTGACCAGGCAGGTGAGCGCGGGGCCGGTGGGAGGCGTGTGCCGCGGGCGCTCCGGTGATGCCATGACCCGAGTCTGCGACTCCCCAGGAGGCGGCGCCCGACGCCGTGCGCCCCCACGGAGCCGGTGACGGCGTGTCGGCGGCAGGGGCAACACCGGTGGTGGCCGACGTGCCGCGAGAGGCGCAGACACGACCTCAGGGCGTGGACGACGCTGTTCTTGTCGTACCTCGCGGTATCGTGACAGCTGAAAACCGTCAGCAACCGGCTCAGTGCCGTTCTGCGCCGTTCTGCCCGCTGCCCCGTGCGGGGCGGGAGGTCGCCGGTTGCTCGAGAGGAAGGCCCCACGTGGTCGCAGCACCCCAGACCGACAGCACCTACTCCGGTAGCTCCATCACCGTCCTGGAGGGGCTCGAGGCGGTGCGCAAGCGCCCCGGCATGTACATCGGCTCCACCGGTGAGCGTGGCCTGCACCACATGGTGTGGGAGGTCGTCGACAACGCCGTCGACGAGGCGCTGGCCGGGTACTGCGACACGGTCCGGGTGACCCTGCTGGCCGACGGCGGCGTGCGGGTCGAGGACAACGGCCGCGGCATCCCGGTGGACATCCACCCCGTGGAGAAGCGGCCCACCGTCGAGGTGATCATGACGACCCTCCACGCGGGCGGGAAGTTCGACGGGAAGAGCTACGGGGTCTCCGGCGGTCTGCACGGGGTCGGCGTCACCGTCGTCAACGCCCTCTCCACCCGGCTGGACGTCCAGGTCTGGTCCCACGGGACCGAGTGGCAGCAGAGCTACGCGTACGCCAAGCCCGGTCCGCTGGAGGAGGTCGGCCCGACGAAGAAGCGCGGCACCGCGATCACCTTCTGGGCCGACGGCGAGATCTTCGAGACCACGGACTACGCGTTCGACACGATCAACCGCCGCCTGCAGGAGATGGCCTTCCTCAACAAGGGCCTGACCATCGTCCTGCGCGACGAGCGGCCCGGGCAGAGCAAGGCCGAGACGGGCATGTCCGAGGAGGTCTCCCTCGCCGAGGCCGCCACGGAGGCCGGCCACGAGGTCGAGGCCTTCGAGCCCACCGAGATCACCTACCGCTACGACGCCGGCCTGGTCGACTACGTCGCGCACATCAACCGGCGCCGGACCGCGATCCACAAGTCGGTGATCAGCTTCTCCGCCGAGGGCACCGGCAAGAACGACACCGCGATGTCGCTCGAGGTCGCGATGCAGTGGTCCGACGCCTACTCGGAGTCGGTGCACACCTTCGCGAACATCATCAACACGCACGAGGGCGGCACGCACGAGGAGGGTTTCCGCGCGGCGCTGACCTCCATCGTCAACCGGTACGCCGTCGAGAAGAAGCTGCTCAAGGAGAAGGACGAGAAGCTCACCGGCGACGACATCCGCGAGGGTCTGGCCGCGATCGTCTCGGTGAAGCTCGGCGACCCGCAGTTCGAGGGCCAGACGAAGACCAAGCTCGGCAACACCGAGGTCAAGGGCTTCGTGCAGCGCGTCTGCAACGAGCAGATCGGCCACTGGTTCGAGGCCAACCCGACCGAGGCGAAGACGATCATCACCAAGGCCGCCTCGGCCGCCCGTGCCCGCCGCGCTGCGCAGGATGCGCGCAAGCTGGCCCGCAAGAGCCTGCTCACCGTCAGCGGCCTGCCGGGCAAGCTCGCCGACTGCCGCTCGACGGACCCGCGCAACTCCGAGGTCTACATCGTCGAGGGCGACTCGGCCGGCGGCTCGGCGAAGTCCGGCCGCGACTCGATGTACCAGGCGATCCTGCCCATCCGCGGCAAGATCATCAACGTCGAGAAGGCGCGCATCGACCGGGTGCTCAAGAACACCGAGGTCCAGTCGATGATCACCGCCTTCGGTACCGGCATCCACGACGAGTTCGACATCTCGAAGCTCCGGTACCACAAGATCGTGCTGATGGCCGACGCCGACGTCGACGGCCAGCACATCAGCACGCTGCTGCTGACCCTGCTGTTCCGCTTCATGCGCCCGCTGGTCGAGGGCCAGTACGTGTACCTGGCCAAGCCGCCGCTCTACAAGATCAAGTGGGGTGGCAAGGTCGGTGACGAGTACGCATACAGCGACAAGGAGCGCGACGCGGTCGTGAAGGCCGGCGTCGAGGGTGGCCGCAAGATCAAGGACGAGATGATCCAGCGGTTCAAGGGGCTCGGCGAGATGAACGCCAGCGAGCTGTGGGAGACCACGATGAACCCCGAGACCCGGATCCTCCGGCAGGTCACCCTCGAGGACGCCGCCGCGGCCGACGAGATCTTCAGCATCCTCATGGGCGAGGACGTCGAGGCCCGGCGCAGCTTCATCACCCGCAACGCCAAGGACGTCCGCTTCCTCGACGTCTGACCGGCGGGCCGGGCGGCGGCCGGGTGAACACCTCCCCGCCGCCGTCCGGCGCCCCGGTCGACCAGCCGCTTTGTCCACCTCTGTGCACCGACCTG is from Blastococcus sp. HT6-4 and encodes:
- the recF gene encoding DNA replication/repair protein RecF (All proteins in this family for which functions are known are DNA-binding proteins that assist the filamentation of RecA onto DNA for the initiation of recombination or recombinational repair.), with product MYLRHLQVGDFRSWDRVDLALPPGPTVFVGRNGEGKTNLVEAVGYLATMSSHRVSGDAPLVRHGSGQAVVRAALRRGDRELLVEIEINPGRANRVRVNRAALPRPRELLGLVRTVLFAPEDLSLVRGDPTERRRFLDELLATRTPRLAGVRSDYERVLKQRNALLKTARLARGKAMETLDVWDGHLTDLGGQLLAARLRLVADLAPHLAEAYAGVAGEGAAAAGLGYASTVPLAGDGAALPAGADLPTVAELTEAMRARVAERRGDELDRGMTLVGPHRDDVVIHLGPAPAKGFASHGESWSLALGLKLATFALLRAEGEDPILVLDDVFATLDAGRRTALTAVARSAEQTLITAAVIDDVPPELRSTRVEVGDGVAVVVKDAVPAGTGETP
- a CDS encoding DciA family protein; the encoded protein is MSEDRPARPSDIARAALEAARAASAARPRPTRRRIAGPRRSWTGPGPGADDPQPLGRLVDSLVSQQDWSERTRVGSVFGRWSVLVGPDIAAHCRPETLTDGELLVVAESTAWATQLRLLAPSILGKLHAQVGGDVVTRLRVVGPTAPSWKKGPRSVRGRGPRDTYG
- a CDS encoding ABC transporter ATP-binding protein, translated to MSTPVAPEDAASPGPAGLRDLLPLLRPHRRALLLAAGLSLVAAAGALAQPALVARVIDVVGAGEPLLPAVGLLVVVLLAASALGALQQFVLQRTAEGFVLTTRLMLTDRLLRLPVAEYDRRRTGDLMSRVGSDTTLLRATVTAGVVEVAGSAVVGVGALVAMAVVDVWLLLLTVLAVTVGAVTAVLASRGVRRLSQRAQEEVGAMTAAVERALSAVRTIRASGATAREVAAVGASAHRAYSAGVQVARLEALVSPAGSIAVQGAFLAVLGVGGYRVASGSITVAELIAFILYLFLLVMPLGQAIGAWTQLQTGLGALTRIQEVLGLDPEDDERPERAAAVAVPARTVPGTAPLLELDDVSFAYPDGTPVLHGVSLRVAAGSRVALVGPSGAGKSTVLALIEGFYPLSGGAIRWAGTDARELPRAALRARLGYVEQEAPVLAGTVRDNLLLTRPDATDPELWAVLADVGLTEVVRRSPRGLDVLVGDEGVLLSGGERQRLAIARSLLAQPQLLLLDEPTASLDARNEGLLRHTLAAASAGRALLVVAHRLSTVLDSDQIVVLDQGRVVASGTHSELVDSSPLYRELASAQLLV
- a CDS encoding SDR family oxidoreductase: MASPERPRHTPPTGPALTCLVTGATGYVGGRLVPELLAAGHRVRVMTRSPERLRDHPWAGDVEVVRADAGDPDAVARACAGVDVAYYLIHALGAGPGFEKTDRHSAHVMAGAVRDAGVGRLVHLGGLEPGNEELSPHLRSRAEVAAILLGSGVPTVVLRAAVVLGSGSASFEMLRYLTERLPVMVTPRWVHSRIQPIAIRDVLRYLVACARLPADVHRRFDIGGPDVMHYAEMMQRYARVAELPRRRILPVPIVTPSLSSHWIGLITPVPAGIARPLVESLRNTVVCSEHDIATYVPDPPEGLLGFDDAVRLAVQRVRDSAVSTRWASASVPGAPSDPMPTDPDWAGGSLYVDERVRVADAPAEAVWRVIEGIGGERGWYSWPLAWEVRGWLDRAVGGVGLRRGRRDPDQLYVGDALDFWRVEERRPGRLLRLRAEMRLPGLAWLEFHVEHDPGSGGSTLCQRATFAPRGLSGHLYWWAVAAFHGFVFGGMLRGIARAAERRARATAEETPAA
- the gyrB gene encoding DNA topoisomerase (ATP-hydrolyzing) subunit B codes for the protein MVAAPQTDSTYSGSSITVLEGLEAVRKRPGMYIGSTGERGLHHMVWEVVDNAVDEALAGYCDTVRVTLLADGGVRVEDNGRGIPVDIHPVEKRPTVEVIMTTLHAGGKFDGKSYGVSGGLHGVGVTVVNALSTRLDVQVWSHGTEWQQSYAYAKPGPLEEVGPTKKRGTAITFWADGEIFETTDYAFDTINRRLQEMAFLNKGLTIVLRDERPGQSKAETGMSEEVSLAEAATEAGHEVEAFEPTEITYRYDAGLVDYVAHINRRRTAIHKSVISFSAEGTGKNDTAMSLEVAMQWSDAYSESVHTFANIINTHEGGTHEEGFRAALTSIVNRYAVEKKLLKEKDEKLTGDDIREGLAAIVSVKLGDPQFEGQTKTKLGNTEVKGFVQRVCNEQIGHWFEANPTEAKTIITKAASAARARRAAQDARKLARKSLLTVSGLPGKLADCRSTDPRNSEVYIVEGDSAGGSAKSGRDSMYQAILPIRGKIINVEKARIDRVLKNTEVQSMITAFGTGIHDEFDISKLRYHKIVLMADADVDGQHISTLLLTLLFRFMRPLVEGQYVYLAKPPLYKIKWGGKVGDEYAYSDKERDAVVKAGVEGGRKIKDEMIQRFKGLGEMNASELWETTMNPETRILRQVTLEDAAAADEIFSILMGEDVEARRSFITRNAKDVRFLDV